One window from the genome of Hyperolius riggenbachi isolate aHypRig1 chromosome 6, aHypRig1.pri, whole genome shotgun sequence encodes:
- the LOC137522714 gene encoding transcription factor HES-5-like, producing MAPTAILAQPKMTTKEKNKLRKPVVEKMRRDRINSSIEQLKALLEREFHKQQPNVKLEKADILEMAVAYLKQHALPQTNSSVHHNHQLDMEFKDGYSRCFNEVLSFLSLHQKQSSTEVRLMNYFTSNEVVSVSSVSPARCNQAKQMDLINSSTLWRPW from the exons ATGGCACCCACTGCTATTCTGGCTCAACCTAAGATGACCACTAAGGAAAAAAATAAG CTGAGAAAACCAGTGGTGGAGAAGATGCGTAGAGACAGAATCAACAGCAGCATTGAGCAGCTGAAAGCCCTGCTAGAAAGGGAATTCCATAAACAGCAGCCCAACGTCAAGCTGGAGAAAGCTGATATATTGGAGATGGCTGTCGCCTACTTAAAGCAACACGCTCTGCCCCAAACCAACA GTTCTGTACATCACAATCATCAACTAGATATGGAGTTCAAAGATGGCTACTCCAGGTGCTTCAACGAAGTCCTCAGCTTCCTGTCTCTGCATCAGAAGCAAAGCTCCACAGAAGTCAGACTGATGAACTACTTTACATCGAATGAAGTTGTCAGCGTTTCTTCTGTGTCTCCAGCCAGATGTAACCAAGCCAAGCAAATGGACCTTATAAATAGCAGCACTCTCTGGAGGCCCTGGTAG